The stretch of DNA CCCATACGCAATAAATTCAAGAGCGGCAAACATGCCGGCAGGACCGAAACCGACGATGAGAGGCCGGTCCGGCAGCTGTTTCGCCTTTCTCGTTTCTTTTATCTGTCCGGTATATGCCGGGAAATTCTGCTTGTTGTCAAAGTCGTCATCAGCAGCGACAACAAGAGTGATTTTATAAAAAAATTGCTCTTTGTCGCTCGCATCAAGGGATTTGCTGAGAATGTTTTTGATATGTATCCTTTCTTCGTCAATTCCCATTTTTTGGGCCGCTGCACAGACATACGCATCAAGACCGTCTCTTTCGACGGGAATTTGCAAATTACCGATTATGAGATCCAAAAAATACTCCTTTTTCTGTTATTTCAGCGGTACAGGGGAACAGTGAAAAATTCTTGCGCTCCGTCGCCCCACCTGGCTTAACGCTCTTTTCTCCATCGGAGAGCGGCCCTCAATCCTTCCTGGGCGACCCTTCTGCCTTGGATTTCGTCAAACAGTGCAAAATTTACCGCATTTATTGCATCAACATTTCTCTTGCCCGGATCGGCAAAAGCGTGGCGATGAAGAACTTCATGGAAAATAGCTTTAAATTCCTGCAACCGGTTTTCCGTGAAAATTTGCTGAAATTGTATTTCTGGTTCGACTGCGTACCCGAATTCATCGAGACGCTTGAGGATATAGGTGAGGGTTCTGATGGTCAGCTTAAAACCAAAAGCCTCTTCCAGGGAGACTTGCAGGGCGGAGGGGAATGCCGACGGGGCGGGTTCATCCGCGCGGATCTCCTGGGAACTTGTTGTAACGGCAATCGGCGTCACCGGCTTCCCTTTTGCTTTTCGGGTTTTCAAGAGCCTGTGGGCCTCCACCTGGCGGCATAAATGTTCTGCCTGCAGCGCCGCGGCTTGAAGGTAGGCGCTCAAATTGTAGAAGCCTGCGTGAATATAATCAGGAAGCTTATCTCCGCGTCGACTGAATACATACCGGTATTTGTGGTCAATTTCGCCCCACGCCTCTTCCAGAATAGTCCGCAGTTGAAACTCAACCTGAAGCCCTTGCAAGTCGGCTGGGGCGCCCGAATTTTCACCGAGCTCCACCTGGTAATGAATGGATGAGTATCCACTGTATCGAAGATCGAGGCCCTCCGGAATCGCCTCCCCGGGATTTATCGGCAGCACGAATGATCTTTTGTGCGTCGGTTTTCGAATGAATCGTAAGATTTTTTCCTCGGCCAAAAGTTTGAGATATGCCTCAACTCGCTTGATATCTGAAAGGCGGAGACAGATAAGCCTGATTCCGAGGAGGTCGCCGATTCTTGTCTGGAAATTTTTTGGGATTATAGGCTCCGTGTCACCATCGAGTTCCCTGTTTTCTTTGTCGATTTTCTCTATGAGCCTTACATTATCCTTGATGCGATAGGTAATGGTGTGAAGATTTTCCTTTGGCGCCGAAGGATCATCCCTGATGAGATGCACAATGTACTCCGCAAATTTCTCGTATTTTTCTTTTTCCTTGAAAAACGCGATTAAAATATCTTCTTTCAGGCGTTTTCTCATGTGTCGGATTTCCTGTGGAAATCCCGGATTTGTCCGGGAGTAACAAGTTTGTGTCGGCCGTTTTTTTAAGCAGTATTGTAATAAAATACAAATGACTTGGTAAGGCTGAAATTCTTATGCCGTCATAACCGGTGTGCGTGAAGCACAACCACAACGAAAATATTCAACCCATTGCCATCATA from Desulfobulbaceae bacterium DB1 encodes:
- a CDS encoding GTP pyrophosphokinase, whose product is MRKRLKEDILIAFFKEKEKYEKFAEYIVHLIRDDPSAPKENLHTITYRIKDNVRLIEKIDKENRELDGDTEPIIPKNFQTRIGDLLGIRLICLRLSDIKRVEAYLKLLAEEKILRFIRKPTHKRSFVLPINPGEAIPEGLDLRYSGYSSIHYQVELGENSGAPADLQGLQVEFQLRTILEEAWGEIDHKYRYVFSRRGDKLPDYIHAGFYNLSAYLQAAALQAEHLCRQVEAHRLLKTRKAKGKPVTPIAVTTSSQEIRADEPAPSAFPSALQVSLEEAFGFKLTIRTLTYILKRLDEFGYAVEPEIQFQQIFTENRLQEFKAIFHEVLHRHAFADPGKRNVDAINAVNFALFDEIQGRRVAQEGLRAALRWRKER